The DNA segment GCCTTCACTTCTCCGCTCTTGATGCGATTCTCAACATCCGGCTTGATCCAGTACTTGACGCTCGGACTCATGCCCGGCCCGCGATGCACCAGCGTCACCCGGGCACCGTGCCGCCACAACTCCAGGGCAGCGATCGCCGCTGAGTTCTTGCCCCCGATGACCGTAACCTCGCAGTCGTAGTAAGGGTGCGGCTCGCGGTAATAATGGAAAACGTGCGGCAGGTCCTCGCCCGGAACACCCATCAGGTTCGGCAGGTCGTAGTAGCCGGTCGCCACCACCAGCTTGCGGGCACGATATTCGTAGGCCCGGCCGCGATGGTCCGCGGTGTGCACGCGGAAATCGCCGTCCTTCCCGCCCACCTGTACCACCTGCTGGTACTGCCGGATGTCGAGCCGATAATGCTCCGCCACCTTTCGGTAGTACTCGAGCGCCTCCTGGCGGGTGGGCTTCTGGTGGGCCGTGGGGAAGGGGATGTCGCCGATCTCCAGCAATTCCGGCGTGGTGAAGAAAGTCATGTTGGCGGGGTAGTGGAAGAGCGAGTTGACCAGGCAGCCCTTGTCCACGCACACGGCACGAAGTCCCGCGCGCTTCGCCTCGATGGCGCACGCCAGGCCCGTAGGCCCGGCGCCGATGACCAGCATGTCGAAGATGTCTTCAGCCATGACTTGGACGATTGGATGATACTCGCCAACTCTGCGGTTCAAGTACTGGGTAGTCCGCCAAAGATCCCGCGTGGCCGCTTTTTGCGTGCTCCCTCGACCCTATGGTGCGATAATTTCCTGTTTTGATACTGATTCATTCTGAGTACTGAGTACCGAGTACTGAGTACTCCTTCATAGGAGCACCTTCATGGCCACCGCAATCGAACCTGTGACGAAAACCCGCCTTGAATCCGACAGCATGGGCACCATCGAGGTGCCCTCCAACGTCTACTGGGGAGCGCAGACCCAGCGTTCTCTCCTGCACTTCGATATCGGCCGCGACACCATGCCGCCGGAGCTCATTCGGGCCTTCGGCATCCTGAAGAAGGCCTGCGCCCTGGTCAACCAGGACCTGGGCAAGCTGCCCGCCGACAAGGCCAAGCTGATCGTCCAGGCGGCCGACGAGGTCATCGCGGGCAAGCTCAACGAGCAGTTTCCCTTGCGCATCTGGCAGACTGGCAGCGGCACTCAGACCAACATGAACGTCAACGAGGTCATCAGCAACCGCGCCATCGAGCTGGCCGGCGGCGAGATGGGATCGAAGAAACCCGTCCATCCCAATGACCACGTCAATATGTCGCAGTCGTCGAACGACACCTTCCCCGCGGCCATGCACATCGCGGCGGCGGAGCGGGTGCAGAACAAGCTCATCCCGGCTGTCCAGACGGTGGTGGACGCCATCAAGGCCAAGGCCAAGGAGTTCAACGATGTGGTGAAGATCGGGCGTACCCATCTGCAGGACGCCGTGCCGCTCACCCTGGGGCAGGAGTTCGGCGGCTGGGCCAGCCTGCTGGAACGCGACATCGAGCGTCTGAAGCAGGTGCTCCAGGGCCTCTACGACCTGGCCATCGGCGGCACCGCGGTCGGGACCGGGCTGAACACCCACCCGGAGTTCGCCGAGCGCGCTGCCCAGAAGATCGCGGAGTTGACCGGGCTTCCCTTCCGCTCTCACCCCAACAAGTTCGCGGCGCTCTCCGCGCATGACGAGATCATCTTCGCCCAGGGCGCACTCGAGACCCTGGCGGCCTCGTTCATGAAGGTCTCCAACGACATCCGCTGGCTGGCCTCGGGGCCGCGCTGCGGGCTGGGCGAGCTCAGCATCCCGGAGAACGAGCCTGGCTCCTCCATCATGCCGGGCAAGGTCAACCCCACACAGTGCGAGGCCATGACCATGGTCTGCGTCCAGGTGCACGGGGCCACCGCCGCTGTCGGCTTCGCCGGCAGCCAGGGCAACTTCGAGCTCAACGTCTTCAAGCCGGTCATGATCTACAACTTCCTGCACTCGGTGACCCTGCTTGCCGACGCCTGCCACGGCTACGTGGAATACATGATCAAGGGCATCGAGGTGGACAAGGCCAAGGTGGACTGGTACGTGAAGAACTCGCTGATGCTGGTGACCGCCCTGGCGCCCAAGATCGGATACGACAAGGCCGCCAAGGTGGCCCACACCGCTCACGTCGAGCACAGCAGCCTGCGTGAGGCCGCGCTCAAGCTGGGATACCTGACCGGCGAGGAGTTCGACCAGTTGGTGCGTCCGGAGAAGATGACGCACCCGTAGGAAGTCCAGAGTGCAGAGTGCAGAGTACAAAGAAGCGCGCCTCGGTCCGGCGCGCTTTTCCCGTTCCTCGGCGCTCTCTGCGATCTCTGCGGTTTAGAGCTCCTACTCCGCGGCCGCGACCTGGAACTGCTCGATCTTGCCGTCGGGCAGGTCGCGCAGCGTGATGCGCACCTTCTGGCCGTTCTTGAACTTCAGCGAGTACGCGCGGAAGCCCATGCCGCCGCGCAGGCTGTGGGTCGCCTGCGCGAATTCCTCCGGCGGCCCCAGCGGGCCGAGGCTGTCGGCAAAGTCCTTCAAGGCCTGTTCGCTGAAATAGCTGTTGCAGTTGTAGGTGAACAGGGAGCGGTCGATGGTCCCGTGCTGCAGTCCTTCGAAGACCTTGCGGGCCAATTGCAGGCGCTCTTCCTTTTTCTCGTCCTGGACGGTGAACAGCAGCGGCTGGATCCGGCGCACGATCTGCCCGGCAGCGCCGGAGGCATCCAGATTGGTCAGCACCACGATGGCGGCCCGGTCGTCGGGATAGACCGCATTCTCGGCCACGAACCCGGAAACCTCGCCGTTATGCGCGATCACCCGCCGGCCCTCCTGGAGGGCGACATCGACTCCCAGCCCGTAGCGCGTCCCGACGCCGTTCTTCAGGCGCGTGTCGGTCTCCATCTCGCGATACGATG comes from the Terriglobales bacterium genome and includes:
- a CDS encoding YpdA family putative bacillithiol disulfide reductase, translated to MAEDIFDMLVIGAGPTGLACAIEAKRAGLRAVCVDKGCLVNSLFHYPANMTFFTTPELLEIGDIPFPTAHQKPTRQEALEYYRKVAEHYRLDIRQYQQVVQVGGKDGDFRVHTADHRGRAYEYRARKLVVATGYYDLPNLMGVPGEDLPHVFHYYREPHPYYDCEVTVIGGKNSAAIAALELWRHGARVTLVHRGPGMSPSVKYWIKPDVENRIKSGEVKAFFSSHVLEIRPDRVRIQTPEGEATLKADFVFALTGYHPDFDFLRRLGVRITANDCRPDCDPQTLESNVPGLYLAGVVIAGSRTSEIFIENGRFHGRQIAADVTRKLGRPTMPSGNP
- the fumC gene encoding class II fumarate hydratase, producing the protein MATAIEPVTKTRLESDSMGTIEVPSNVYWGAQTQRSLLHFDIGRDTMPPELIRAFGILKKACALVNQDLGKLPADKAKLIVQAADEVIAGKLNEQFPLRIWQTGSGTQTNMNVNEVISNRAIELAGGEMGSKKPVHPNDHVNMSQSSNDTFPAAMHIAAAERVQNKLIPAVQTVVDAIKAKAKEFNDVVKIGRTHLQDAVPLTLGQEFGGWASLLERDIERLKQVLQGLYDLAIGGTAVGTGLNTHPEFAERAAQKIAELTGLPFRSHPNKFAALSAHDEIIFAQGALETLAASFMKVSNDIRWLASGPRCGLGELSIPENEPGSSIMPGKVNPTQCEAMTMVCVQVHGATAAVGFAGSQGNFELNVFKPVMIYNFLHSVTLLADACHGYVEYMIKGIEVDKAKVDWYVKNSLMLVTALAPKIGYDKAAKVAHTAHVEHSSLREAALKLGYLTGEEFDQLVRPEKMTHP